The Pelecanus crispus isolate bPelCri1 chromosome 16, bPelCri1.pri, whole genome shotgun sequence sequence accgatacccagacagctcccgagcagcgatcgctgctccccggccaacccccccccccccccccccccccccccagtttctatactgagcatgacgtcacatggtatggaatagccctttggtcagtttggatcaactattctggctgtgccccctcccagtttcttgtggccctggcagagcatgggaagctgaaaagtccttgacgggcataagcagtacttagcaacaactaaaaacatcagcgtgttatcaacgttcttctcctactaaatccaaaacacagcactatgcctgctactaggaagaaaattaactgtatcccagccaaaaccaggacatgccCCCTGGACGTGTAGTGCAGCAGCAGTCCCCCATGGCGCCGTGGCGTGCGGGGGGACGTGCGCCTGTCGTCTCGTAAGCCTGGCTCTCACCCAACAGAGCACCCACGCTGGCAGAGCCATTTCTTTGTACAGTGTAGCTCTGGCCTTTCATCTGCGATTGGACAGGCTTCCTTTTGGGGATAAAGGTAGCATGCTTTTGCCAACTCTGTTAGTCGTTTgtttggggagaaaaacaaaacggCAGCTACCTGTTActagggaagaggggaggacTCCAGCCTCTGAAGAGCACGTGTAGCAGCAACCATGCTCAGAGTCGAGTatgctcccttcctctcctctaaACTCGTCTACTGTCCCCTGCAGTGCAGAGCACTAGTGGCAACCACTGGAAATGAACGTGCAAGGCACCCGCCCCTTGTGCCCCTGTGGCCCCCTTGGCTTTCTCGGGCTGCAAGAAAAGAGCCACCAGCATGGACCTGAGCCCCCACGTGACAAACACTCAAGGTACTTGGTGCCTGGCCTCAGTCACCGCAGGCGGCCTTCCTTGAGCAGagcatcaaaagcagcagcgCCCTAGGAAAGGGTTTTGGTAGCTCCCAAATGTATCACTCCTCAGTGGGAATGCAAAGAGCTGACCCCTTGGTAGGAGACATTCTGGTTTTGTAGCATGTCTGCCCTTGCGGAGAGGAGTGCAAAACCTGCTCCCTGTCAGGCTGGACTTTGCCTCGAAATGTGgccctgcttttctgttgtGACATCACAAAGCATCGTCAGCGCTGATGTAGACACAGCAGGGCACACGATCGGGGTTGTCCCTGCGCCTTTGTCACTCTCGGTCTTGAGGGAACGGAGATCGCAGAGTTTTTGGCTTGCTCCCGAGCAAGGAGGATGCCTGGTGCCTGCACCTCAGCGGGTACAGAGAGACAGCCGCGGAAGGAACACGTTCTGAGCGGGTATGTTTGAAaaatccttctcctttccccaagTGTATTTTCCACCTCATctgctggggtgggtggtgggtggACAGGGGAAGAACACGAGGGCAGCCGGAGAGCTCCGCCTGGAGGGTGGTGGAAGGCAGCGGCAGTCTCTTCAGTCTCTGCCAGGACTAGGCCGAGAAAGCCTTTTGTCTGTGCGCAATGAGGGACGAGTCCATTTTGGATCACACGGAGGCAGTCCCAAGCGGTTGCCCAGATACGTCCTGCCCTAGAAATTGCAGGAGCTTAGCACAGTCCTGTATTGCGCTCTGCAAGGTTGGCTTGCCTTTCGACCAGAACCAGGAGGATACCCACGCTTCTTCTGTTGGCAGTGGATTTGACTTGCGCTCTCCTGACAGGTGAGGTTTCCTTCGGAAACCTGGTCAGCTTCTCACCAGCGGTCTGCCTTAGGAAAAGGAGCACAAGATCCTCTGAGGGGTGCAAGAAGTTTTCTAGTAGAACAAAAGGGGACTGTTTATTCCTGATGGGTACGCCGTAAGCCTTTCGAGAGCCTCCTAGAACAGGCGGGAGGAGTTTCCGTCTTGCAGAGTGGTGTGTGCTGTCTCTTGGCCGATCAGGCTTCAGGGGAGCAGGGCCTAGCCACCAGGGTCTTTCTCTGGCGTTTCCTTGGTTCCCCATGGATTACCAGCATGCCTTGACGTTcaaccctccctccctccctgcctctccttttctccctctcctttttacCCGGTCTGCATTTGTCTGCATTTATGCGAAGAAAAGGGCCAGTGATAAGCCAGCTGCTAAAGAAATGCTGCTAGAGGGGAGACACACGACCCCCCTGCCTTGCAGGCTGTTGAACTGTAGGGGTACAGGCTGAACCTGACTCGAGCTTGTGCGGGACCAAGCCAATCCTCCCGCCAGGAATGCCAGGTTCAAGACCTGCAGTCCCTACTGATGCTCTCGAGTCTGCTGCTGAACCGCACGGGTAGCGCCAGCTTCACCATCCTTTTCCTCCTTACTGCTCCGTAGGAAGACGAAGGCTCTGAAGATGGTGACCGTGGCGCTGCTTGTCAGTCTGCTCTCTTTCGGTGAGTCTCTGTAGAGCTCAGGCCTGAGGATGGCGCTTTAGGAGGTGCCCAGGCCTCCATTCTGCCCTGGGCCGTTTCCCCTGCTGTGACCAGAGGAGCCCAGCTAAAGAGCTGAAAGTCCCCGACAGAGCTGTGTCAGTCGCGCCTGCTTCAGAGGAACGGGTGTGCGGGCGACGAAGGGGTGACTTGCCTTCCCCGGGAGGGCTAAGCCAGTTCTTCTCTTAAGCTGAGGGAGAGGCAGTGGCTAACCTCGCCTGCCCCAGGACGTTGAGAAGCTTCTGCAGGACAAGGAGCATACtccaggggagggaagggccgTCTGTTGCACAGCCCCTACGCCATCACGACCTCTTGCAAAGACGACAAGAGGAGAGACAGCTATGGCACCTGGGAGGGACACGGAaaggggagcgggcagcgcgAGGCATAACCCCGCCTTAGACCAAGTTCTAAGCGTAACGAGAGCTTTTGTGTATGACTGGCAGGTGTTTACCGCGTGGGACAGCTTGGCGAAAAAAGCCTCTGGAGGACCGCAGCAGTATGCTGGGCCTACGTCTCCTCCTCTATTCAGCCGCTCCAACAGCAGGTGACCCCTAGGTTTCTTCAGATCAAGACTGGTACTGGCAGCGTAAGTCCAGGGCATAAAGTGCCACTGATTAAAAAAGCCTGTGGCTCGGGCTAGGTACAGTAGCCACCCTGGCAGGTCATTCAGGTGAAGGCCAAGTGGACCGAACCCCAGTGTCTCTGCAGCTCGTGGCATTGCACGCAGCTGATAAGGAACAATGGTGAGGCAGATTTGGGCCTGCGTAGGTTTCAGCAAAGCACTGGCTTGCATGCCAAGACTTGAGTCCCTTGGTTTTGATCACGGCTAGTAGAgtcctgctgccccagccttCAACGTGCCAAGCACTTCAGAAATTCGCTTGTGGGCGCGTAGTTCAGCAAGCAGCTCCGTAGCAATGGCACTTCCCAGGGTGGTATCAAGAAAGGACCTGTAATCAAGCCACCCTTGGAAGTGTAGCAGGAACCTGCCCGACAGTAGTCCAGCTGCCTAGGAAGACTGGGAAACCGAAGGAGTAGGTAAGAGAGGTTGCATGCACCTCTCGACCTATGGAATGAATGAATGCCTGACAAATGGTAGAAGGCTTTGTAGGAAAGATGGTGTTTAGCTGGAAGCCGTGCCCCAGTCAAAGAGGGGAAGCTGTCTGGAAGAAGACAATGCCCAATGTCAATGGTCTTCTGTCTTGCCCGCCGGTCCACGGTGGTGTTTTCAGAGTGTACGCTACGGGAGCACCCGAGCACGAATAGCCATGCCGTCTGTAACTCTCTGTTTCCCGTGGCTGTACAGAGACTGTCGTTGTGCGctgcctttctttctgcagaaggcCTGTTTCTATTTGGAATGACTGTTGCCTTCATTGTCGTTCCAGGAGCGCTTGCACCTCCCTGGAGGGGACTGGAAGACTCGGAggtaaaaaaacatttcccctTGACTAGAGGGCTCTTTAGAGGAGCGCTGCCCCTCGGCCCCAACAGGACATTGTTTATGCCCTGTCTCACACAAACTTCACCTGGCACAGCTGCCTGAGATTCTCCCATtgccctttcttcccttctgccaaAGGGTCAGCTACAGCTCCCCGCTTCCGTCAGAGGACTGGGGCCACCCTTTTGCTTGAGCTGGGCTGTTTGCAGCTCCACCTTTCTAACACCTGAGAAGGGGAACTACGGTAgccttctccaccctgcacccgTTTCTCTCCCTCGATGCTTGGGAGTAGCTGCTAGGAGACACCTCTGCGGCTTTCCATTGCTAGGCTGCAATAGAAAGCCCCTGCAAGCAGCATTGCCCCCtcaaaggagaggagaggccaagggaaaaaagagcgTCTTCTCTCAGGCTGAGGTCAGCGTAGCAGCAGTTGCCCATGAAGAGCTTTGCAGGGGGGCACGGTTCAAGGACTGAGGGCAGCCTTGCAGCTGCCACCGTCAAGCGGAGAGGGAGGACAGAAGCGTGTTTCTCGAGCAAGCGGAAGAGGCTAGCCGAGGCAAGGGACGTGTTATGctaagaaaggagaagagggagcagcaggagagaggtggaggaaaacacagagagCTGAGATACTGGCAGCCAAGCACAGCAAAGACAACCGGGGCGGAGGGCTCTAGGGCTGATCCAGGAgagctctccccagcctcccttAGATCGTGTCTCACTAGGCTATCCctaaggcagggaaggagaaggaaggaagcgGGGCAGGGTGCTTCGGTAGGACCCGGGTTCAGGGAGGGGAACAAAGAGCAACACTGGGGAGAGAGCTGCTGTTGAGAAGCGGCATTTGGCAACGGCAACCGCTTTCCCTTGCTCTTTGTGCGTCTTGCGGGCCTCCCCTGTTTACGCCTGAGCCGCATGCGTAGCAGGAATTGGGAGACTAGACTGGGCAAACAGACGTGGGATCGGCATGCTATGCCCCTGTTGGCTACCTCTTAACTCGCAGCAGCCTGCCTCGAGAcctcttctgaaaggaaaaaaccgCGCACCTCCTCTTTCTGTTGGTGTTTTCTATAGGAACTGCCACCTGCACCccttcagctctgctcttgcaTGGCTTTGATGACGCGTTGCCGCCTTGTAATAGGGAAAAAGATGGCTTTGGGCGTTTGAGACGTTCAGCAGTTCCCCAAAATGTACCCAGGCAGCCAGGGAAGCAGCTTCTCAGCCTGAAGCTCTGAGAACGTCGGAACTAACTCTCCCAACCGCTTAAGGCGTGGTTAGCCGGCCAGTCATCCAGAGCCAGGCTTCTTGCGTCGCTCATGTCCCCACGGCGTCCGAGAGGCCAGCCACAACACTTACAGTCTCTCCGTTGCTCACTTCTTGTAGGCCAGCAGGGGACGAGTTCGGAGAAGCGCTTAGCAATACCCTGAGCCTGCAAGAGCAGCTACGTAAGCTCCAGGAAGAGCTTTATCACCTGCGGTGGAGCGTAAAGGATGTCGCCGAGCGAGCTCTCCACGAAGCCTTGAAGCAGGCTAAGCTCCCAGGCTTTACCGGATGGGTAAGGGCACACTGCAGAAGGCTCTACTCAGAGGTTTCGTTCCTCCCTCCGCCATGTATCCTACTACAGTTCCCCGTCATAGCCAGCCAAAAGGCTGGCGCTGCTGCAACAAGTGCTGTGCATTGCCACgctcccttttcctgctgctccacACGTCCTTATGGGGGAAGAGAGCGCCGTGACAGGAATGACAGTTGTCTTAGTCGTACCTTCCTCTCCGTCCAGATCTCGGGCCCTCCTCAAGGGAGGAccggaaagaaagaaagaatggtCCCAGCAGTCCATAGTTCCCCCAGTCCCACCTCAGGCCCAGAAGGCTTGTCCGTCCGTGCTGCCTGGCATGGGGCACCTCCACAGGAAAAGCCCCTTCCCGCAACTTCAGCTTTCAGAGCATCGGAGTGAGCAGCCCCTCCATTCTGACACCGGTCAATCAGAGTAGAGCAAACCTGGCAGGTTGCCGGGCAGTGCCGGCGTTCCTTCCGTGTGAGTTTAACCTTGCCCCAGCTCACCTTGGCTGGCCttgcaggggagctgctggccccGTTCCTTTTCCTTCTAACAGGTGCTCTCCTTTGTCTTCCTTCCCAGGCTGTTCAAGAGATAATCAATCAAGTCTTgaagaagctggaagaaaaccaaGTCCCCATGCCTGACTATGCCCTCAAATCATCAGGTGCCGTGACATTGTACAAAGCAACCAGTTCCAAAGCGCTTCCGGTCCAGCTTGACAAGACAGGCATTTGAACGCGCCCAGTGGTAGGAGAGGAGGGGCGACAAGTCAAGGGCCACCTCGTGCCCTAAAAATGTACCCACTGACAGAGTTGGGAACGGGCCAGACCACATCTGAGGAGCAGAAAGCCTAGCTCACGTTCCTGTCTTTCTCCACGGCCCCTTACGACAGTTTCATGAGTCCCTGCTCGGAGGCATCGTGCCAGTAGGAAAGAGGGGCATCCCACTGTAGGAGACGGATGACTACTTAGAAGCCTTTTTGCAAGTCAACAGGGCAATCAATATTCCTTATGACATTGCTCGCTGATCGTGCTCGTCTTTTAATTTCCAGGGGCTGCTGTCGTTCATTCAAGGACTTCGCCGTCCTTCAGGACTACCAaaggaaaagtctttttctATTCCCTGCCGGTGCTGGATCACATGAGGTCTCCTGAGCTTATTCTTGAGGTAGGAGCACCGAGAAACGGAAGAGCAaagggcgggggcggcggggagtggGGAGGCAGCGGGAACCAAACACGCTGCTGAGAGCTGCCTTTACCCTTGTCTTTGCTCctcaaagctttcttttcctgccttcttGCATGGACCTACTCGCCTCCTGTGTCTCCCTGCTATTTCCTCTCCCGGA is a genomic window containing:
- the LOC142595036 gene encoding SUN domain-containing protein 3-like, yielding MRDESILDHTEAVPSGCPDTSCPRNCRSLAQSCIALCKVGLPFDQNQEDTHASSVGSGFDLRSPDRKTKALKMVTVALLVSLLSFGVYRVGQLGEKSLWRTAAVCWAYVSSSIQPLQQQVTPRFLQIKTGTVATLAGHSGEGQVDRTPVSLQLVALHAADKEQWPAGDEFGEALSNTLSLQEQLRKLQEELYHLRWSVKDVAERALHEALKQAKLPGFTGWAVQEIINQVLKKLEENQVPMPDYALKSSGAAVVHSRTSPSFRTTKGKVFFYSLPVLDHMRSPELILEPENHPGNCWPFPGSQGHVFVKLSEPIIPRAVTMDHVSGTAFHGDSISRAPKDFAVYGLKEEHEEQGTFLGQFTFQAVLNPRQTFQLKKELSGFANYVRLQVLSNWGHPAYTCLYRFRVHGDPLKDGGRASVLY